A portion of the Chloroflexota bacterium genome contains these proteins:
- a CDS encoding 4-vinyl reductase, whose amino-acid sequence MDPIPESGYYYPNKIARIILEALEDVMGKNGLNAILNLAHLPHLIDNMPADNLDKAFDFAYVSAINLALEEMYGPRGGRGLALRAGRAAFAEGLRNFGALAGVGDLAFKVLPLKAKLRIGLPAMAKIFTQVSDQITTVEEKEHEYIYTIHRCPVCWGRQGTTDKPVCYMAVGLLQEGLKWVSGGNEFRVNESKCVAKGDEVCEFIIQKEPIG is encoded by the coding sequence ATGGATCCAATCCCCGAAAGTGGCTACTACTACCCGAACAAGATCGCGCGCATCATCTTAGAGGCCCTCGAAGATGTGATGGGGAAAAACGGCCTAAACGCCATTCTCAACCTGGCACATTTGCCCCACCTCATCGACAACATGCCTGCCGACAACCTCGACAAAGCATTCGACTTTGCCTACGTGTCGGCCATCAACCTGGCACTGGAAGAGATGTACGGCCCGCGCGGAGGGCGTGGGCTGGCGTTGCGCGCAGGACGAGCCGCCTTTGCCGAAGGGCTGCGTAATTTCGGCGCCCTGGCAGGAGTAGGCGATCTTGCTTTCAAGGTGCTGCCGCTGAAAGCCAAACTGCGCATCGGCTTGCCCGCGATGGCAAAAATCTTTACCCAGGTCAGCGACCAGATTACCACGGTCGAAGAAAAAGAACACGAATACATTTACACCATCCACCGCTGCCCGGTCTGCTGGGGGCGTCAAGGCACCACCGACAAGCCGGTATGCTACATGGCCGTGGGGCTGCTGCAGGAAGGGCTCAAATGGGTCTCCGGCGGCAACGAATTTCGCGTCAACGAGTCAAAATGCGTTGCCAAAGGCGATGAAGTGTGCGAATTCATCATCCAAAAAGAACCGATTGGCTGA
- a CDS encoding response regulator, with the protein MESKRHRLLIIEDDLDVAEMLTSYFRVQGYDVQTANWGEDGIRACQISPPDLVILDIRLPDIDGYQVAERLRTNVRTSRIPIIFLTEKRDRSDRLKGLKLGADDYITKPFDIQELRLRVRNALRRASLGPVTNPVTELPEGALVDEVLQELLDSGKEWVALLVSVRNLDAFRERYGFVTSDDVLRAISRMLQNATRDAGSGNDFIGHLSPNDFLIITEPPHANAIRSRIEQRLGQALDYFYPLKDRLREDFGDRKLALRIREVRSSHGPFIDADAIKEAFQVR; encoded by the coding sequence GTGGAAAGCAAACGTCACCGCCTCCTCATCATTGAAGACGACCTGGATGTTGCCGAGATGCTGACATCGTACTTCCGAGTGCAGGGGTACGATGTGCAAACGGCAAACTGGGGAGAAGACGGCATCCGCGCGTGCCAAATTTCGCCGCCTGACCTCGTCATCCTCGACATCCGCCTGCCAGACATCGATGGCTACCAAGTGGCGGAACGCCTGCGCACCAACGTGCGCACCTCTCGCATCCCCATCATCTTCCTGACCGAAAAGCGCGACCGCAGCGACCGCCTCAAAGGCCTCAAACTTGGCGCCGACGACTACATCACCAAACCTTTCGACATCCAGGAACTGCGCCTGCGGGTGCGGAACGCCCTGCGCCGGGCTTCTCTGGGCCCGGTGACCAACCCGGTCACCGAATTGCCCGAGGGGGCTTTGGTAGACGAAGTGCTTCAAGAACTGCTCGATAGCGGCAAAGAATGGGTGGCTCTGCTGGTTTCCGTCCGCAACCTGGATGCCTTCCGCGAGCGCTACGGTTTCGTCACTTCTGACGATGTGCTGCGCGCGATCAGCCGCATGCTTCAAAACGCCACTCGCGACGCGGGCTCTGGCAACGACTTCATCGGGCATCTCTCCCCCAACGATTTCCTCATCATTACCGAACCTCCCCATGCAAACGCCATTCGCTCCCGCATCGAGCAGCGGCTGGGGCAGGCGCTGGATTACTTCTACCCCCTGAAGGACCGCCTGCGAGAAGATTTCGGAGACCGCAAACTGGCGCTGCGCATTCGCGAAGTGCGCTCTTCACACGGCCCCTTCATCGATGCCGATGCCATCAAGGAGGCCTTCCAGGTCCGGTAA
- a CDS encoding polyprenol monophosphomannose synthase, with translation MRLLVVIPTYNEAENLPRLVSALFALPLDLGVLVVDDNSPDGTGEIAEALKARFPGRVEVLHRAGKSGLGPAYLAGFQKALQMEGVAAIAQMDADFSHNPAVLPQMATLLENDQADLVLGSRYVPGGRLDEAWPLWRKGLSAFGNFYARAILRMPVRDVTGGYRLWRRETLANLPLARVHAAGYLFQVEMAYLTHKLGFRIAEVPIYFQERRWGQSKMSFAIQVEAAIGVWQLLWRYRDL, from the coding sequence ATGCGCCTCCTTGTCGTCATTCCCACCTATAACGAAGCGGAAAACCTGCCCCGGCTGGTTTCCGCTTTGTTTGCTTTACCGCTCGACCTCGGTGTGCTGGTCGTGGACGACAACAGCCCCGACGGCACCGGCGAAATTGCCGAGGCGCTGAAAGCGCGCTTTCCGGGGCGGGTTGAAGTGCTGCATCGCGCCGGGAAAAGCGGGTTGGGGCCGGCCTACCTCGCAGGCTTCCAAAAAGCCCTCCAAATGGAAGGCGTGGCGGCCATCGCCCAGATGGACGCCGACTTTTCGCACAACCCTGCCGTGTTGCCACAAATGGCAACCCTGCTGGAAAACGACCAGGCCGACCTGGTGCTCGGGTCGCGCTACGTGCCCGGCGGTCGGCTTGACGAAGCCTGGCCGCTGTGGCGCAAAGGGCTATCGGCCTTTGGCAATTTCTATGCCCGCGCCATCCTGCGAATGCCGGTGCGCGATGTCACCGGGGGCTACCGCCTCTGGCGGCGAGAGACCTTAGCCAACCTGCCCCTGGCACGCGTCCACGCAGCGGGCTACCTCTTCCAGGTCGAAATGGCCTATCTCACCCACAAACTCGGCTTTCGTATTGCCGAAGTGCCGATTTACTTCCAGGAACGCCGTTGGGGGCAATCTAAAATGTCATTCGCCATTCAGGTGGAAGCCGCCATTGGCGTGTGGCAACTGCTGTGGCGGTATCGCGACCTGTAA
- a CDS encoding iron/manganese transporter produces MVKQRHQSLSEVHETVVVPTRGHWWRRWLAITGPALMAAVGYMDPGNWATDIAAGSRYNYALIWVLLMSNMMAILLQSLAARLGIVSRRDLAQVCREEYPSFVNIPLYILAEIAITATDLAEVIGSAIALQLLFGLPLIYGVLLTALDTLLLLVLSRFGIRKLESVVLALVGTIGAAFFVEIALGQPDWGGIVRGFVPSLPDATALYIAIGILGATVMPHNLYLHSALVQTRKIGREPEAIKEAIRWNNIDTGIALNLAFLVNAAIMVMAAAVFYRHGYFRVAEIQDAHHLLEPLLGASIAPIAFAVALLASGQSSTVTGTLAGQIVMEGYLNLRIRPWLRRLITRLLAVVPAILVIYYAGENATGELLVLSQVVLSLQLPFAVIPLVHAVADRERMGDFIIPRWMQVLAWGVASIILGLNVKLVGDEIGQWAAHAGRYGWLVRGTLFPLAAAFLGLLVYVTVHPWLKRRRAAGRWPRRLAVPHKALGRSAVAPLSFALTPYRRVAVALDFSGNDRRLLEAALRVAAPAEATLHLMHVVESPAARALGPDADDLEVEMDRQRLQSLAASVEALGVQATWHLGTGNPAAELARMVTEVEADLVVVGAHGHSGVSDLVFGTTISTLRHRVATSMLVVPLMEKN; encoded by the coding sequence ATGGTGAAACAACGGCATCAGTCCCTTTCGGAGGTGCATGAGACCGTCGTCGTGCCCACGCGCGGCCATTGGTGGCGGCGCTGGCTGGCCATTACCGGCCCCGCGCTCATGGCCGCAGTGGGTTACATGGACCCCGGCAACTGGGCGACCGACATTGCCGCCGGCAGCCGCTACAACTATGCCTTGATTTGGGTGCTGTTGATGTCGAACATGATGGCGATTTTGCTCCAGAGCCTGGCGGCGCGCCTGGGCATCGTCAGCCGTCGCGACCTGGCGCAAGTGTGCCGGGAGGAATATCCCTCTTTTGTCAACATTCCCCTCTACATTCTGGCGGAAATTGCCATTACGGCAACCGACCTGGCCGAGGTCATCGGCTCGGCCATTGCCTTGCAGTTGCTGTTTGGCCTTCCTTTGATTTACGGTGTGCTGTTGACGGCGTTGGATACGTTGCTGCTCCTGGTGCTTTCCCGTTTTGGCATTCGCAAACTGGAAAGCGTGGTGCTGGCATTGGTGGGAACGATTGGGGCGGCTTTTTTTGTGGAAATCGCGCTGGGACAGCCCGATTGGGGCGGCATTGTGCGCGGGTTTGTGCCTTCTTTGCCCGATGCAACCGCACTTTACATTGCCATTGGCATTTTGGGCGCAACGGTGATGCCGCACAACCTTTACCTGCATTCGGCACTGGTGCAAACGCGTAAGATTGGTCGCGAGCCAGAGGCCATCAAGGAAGCCATTCGCTGGAACAACATTGACACTGGCATTGCGCTCAATTTGGCGTTTTTGGTCAACGCGGCCATTATGGTGATGGCGGCAGCAGTGTTTTACCGTCACGGTTACTTCAGGGTGGCCGAAATTCAAGATGCCCATCATCTGCTCGAACCCTTGTTAGGGGCTTCTATTGCCCCCATTGCTTTTGCGGTAGCGCTGTTGGCTTCCGGGCAGAGTTCGACCGTTACGGGCACCCTGGCCGGGCAGATCGTGATGGAAGGCTACCTCAACCTGCGCATTCGCCCGTGGCTGCGCCGCCTGATCACCCGCTTGCTGGCCGTTGTGCCTGCAATATTGGTCATTTACTATGCCGGGGAAAACGCCACCGGGGAATTGCTGGTGCTAAGCCAGGTTGTGCTTTCGCTGCAATTGCCGTTTGCCGTCATTCCTTTGGTGCATGCCGTGGCCGACCGGGAACGCATGGGAGATTTCATCATTCCGCGCTGGATGCAGGTGTTGGCGTGGGGCGTGGCCAGCATCATCTTGGGGCTGAATGTAAAACTGGTGGGGGATGAAATCGGTCAGTGGGCAGCCCATGCCGGCCGTTATGGGTGGCTGGTGCGGGGCACGCTTTTCCCGCTGGCGGCGGCTTTTCTGGGGTTGCTGGTGTATGTGACCGTGCACCCGTGGCTGAAACGACGCCGCGCCGCGGGCAGGTGGCCGCGCCGGCTGGCCGTACCGCACAAGGCGTTGGGGCGCTCGGCGGTGGCACCGCTTTCGTTTGCGTTGACCCCTTACCGGCGGGTGGCGGTGGCGTTGGACTTTTCCGGCAACGACCGGCGCTTGCTGGAAGCCGCTTTGCGGGTGGCAGCGCCCGCGGAGGCGACGTTGCATTTGATGCACGTCGTGGAAAGCCCTGCGGCTCGCGCTTTGGGCCCTGACGCCGATGACCTGGAAGTGGAAATGGACCGCCAGCGGTTACAGAGCCTGGCGGCCTCGGTAGAGGCGCTGGGGGTGCAGGCGACGTGGCATTTGGGAACGGGCAACCCCGCGGCGGAACTGGCGCGCATGGTCACCGAGGTGGAGGCCGATTTGGTCGTGGTGGGAGCGCACGGCCATTCGGGAGTTTCCGACCTGGTGTTTGGCACGACCATCAGCACCTTGCGGCACCGCGTTGCGACCAGTATGCTGGTGGTGCCGTTGATGGAAAAAAACTGA